The following proteins are co-located in the Gloeocapsa sp. PCC 7428 genome:
- a CDS encoding DUF6335 family protein: MAEKANKATPDEDFINDEDLEDTNPSYGTGVHTPPGVDSGTAGRRMSDYTDVSPELSGGDLDAAWDQADVAGEEAVGGTAPTPDQNVVDEIGAAVGIDMAEEEYVHTTEVLNIRDDRRWELDPQSSEDYEEHAE; encoded by the coding sequence ATGGCTGAAAAAGCAAATAAAGCAACTCCAGACGAAGATTTTATTAATGATGAAGACTTAGAAGACACAAATCCATCGTACGGTACCGGAGTACATACACCACCTGGAGTTGATTCAGGTACAGCAGGGCGGCGCATGAGTGACTACACTGATGTCAGTCCAGAATTATCAGGCGGTGACTTAGATGCGGCGTGGGATCAAGCTGATGTTGCGGGCGAAGAAGCCGTAGGCGGAACCGCGCCAACTCCCGATCAGAACGTTGTCGATGAAATCGGTGCTGCTGTAGGTATAGATATGGCAGAAGAAGAGTACGTCCATACAACCGAAGTGTTGAACATTCGTGACGATCGCCGTTGGGAATTAGATCCGCAATCCTCCGAAGACTATGAAGAACACGCGGAGTAA
- a CDS encoding SDR family NAD(P)-dependent oxidoreductase: MSRRLEDKVAIVTGAGTGIGEAIAHKFAKEGAKVVVNGLPDDPIQDVVDAIKKYGGDAVPYAGDVSQEFHAQNCVQTAITAYGQLDILINNAGVFLATAETQDYPVEVFDDTMRMNIRSAFLMTKYALPHLQKSRGNIVSAGSEAGFNGIAQNTPYGGTKGWMHSFMKGVAVEQAKYCIRANCVCPGAIDTAWTRKEKGPMDSKMEKMLIQGTPMARRGTPEEVANVYAFIASSEASYVTGALWLVDGGVTVAKGAVGSDTPMWFRSEPQGELRLEHAQEGLDNKDTQTIK; this comes from the coding sequence GTGAGCCGACGCTTAGAAGACAAGGTTGCGATCGTGACGGGAGCAGGTACGGGAATTGGTGAAGCGATCGCCCACAAATTTGCGAAAGAAGGTGCAAAAGTTGTTGTCAACGGCTTACCCGACGATCCGATCCAAGATGTTGTAGACGCAATTAAAAAATATGGCGGTGATGCAGTTCCCTACGCAGGTGATGTTTCGCAAGAATTTCATGCGCAAAACTGCGTGCAAACCGCAATTACTGCGTATGGACAATTGGATATTCTGATTAATAACGCCGGAGTTTTTCTCGCAACGGCTGAAACGCAAGATTATCCAGTTGAAGTTTTTGATGACACGATGCGGATGAATATCCGTTCCGCATTTTTAATGACTAAGTATGCCCTACCACACTTGCAAAAGTCGCGTGGTAACATCGTCTCGGCTGGCTCAGAAGCAGGGTTTAATGGGATTGCGCAAAACACGCCGTATGGGGGTACGAAAGGCTGGATGCACTCTTTTATGAAGGGTGTTGCGGTTGAGCAAGCAAAGTACTGTATCCGCGCTAACTGCGTTTGTCCTGGTGCGATTGATACCGCGTGGACGCGCAAAGAAAAGGGTCCGATGGATAGCAAAATGGAAAAAATGCTAATTCAAGGTACACCGATGGCGCGACGCGGTACACCGGAAGAAGTTGCGAATGTGTATGCTTTTATTGCGTCTTCGGAAGCTAGCTATGTTACGGGTGCGTTGTGGTTAGTTGACGGCGGCGTTACTGTAGCTAAAGGCGCTGTCGGTTCTGATACTCCAATGTGGTTTCGCTCAGAACCTCAAGGCGAATTACGCTTGGAACACGCACAAGAAGGATTAGATAATAAAGATACACAAACAATTAAATAG
- a CDS encoding orange carotenoid protein N-terminal domain-containing protein, protein MPTTNDETITQVVKAFQSLGVDEQLALFWFIYKEMGDSVTPAAPQASTVSPDIAEGLFNQIKEKSHEEQLQFQRDLINKADTEYTRMYGSMSDTTKLLVWYRLAQGMDSGTIIPMPPNYELSSEAKQVLEQIKGLEFEQQITTLRDYVAPMGAEPAGGAEV, encoded by the coding sequence ATGCCAACAACTAATGATGAGACAATTACTCAAGTCGTCAAAGCTTTTCAAAGCTTAGGTGTAGACGAACAATTAGCTTTATTCTGGTTCATTTACAAAGAAATGGGTGACTCAGTTACACCCGCTGCGCCTCAAGCGAGTACCGTATCCCCTGATATTGCGGAAGGACTTTTCAACCAAATCAAAGAGAAATCTCACGAAGAACAGCTACAGTTTCAGCGCGATTTGATTAACAAAGCTGATACTGAATATACGCGGATGTACGGCTCTATGAGCGATACGACTAAATTATTAGTTTGGTATCGTTTAGCGCAAGGAATGGACAGCGGTACAATCATCCCTATGCCTCCTAACTACGAGCTTTCTTCTGAAGCAAAACAAGTTCTAGAACAAATAAAAGGACTTGAATTCGAGCAACAAATTACAACTCTACGCGATTACGTAGCACCTATGGGTGCAGAACCCGCAGGGGGAGCAGAAGTATAA
- a CDS encoding orange carotenoid protein N-terminal domain-containing protein: MTSANMDVINQSVKAFKQLDIDDRLAAMALIYQDVASAVPAEVGNASEVSGLVAKIQELSPERQVDALRDLLPASRNDQNETTLDPNPSKALTELVSGGNTVPTGEYGSLKTESKLAFWYQLAQKLGNGVVGIPSDYSPSAQVTELLSSLRSLDTEQKLNFLTQIV; the protein is encoded by the coding sequence ATGACTTCTGCGAATATGGATGTTATCAATCAATCTGTAAAAGCTTTCAAACAATTAGATATCGACGATCGCTTAGCCGCGATGGCATTGATCTATCAAGATGTAGCTAGCGCAGTTCCTGCTGAAGTAGGGAATGCATCAGAAGTATCAGGATTAGTCGCAAAAATTCAGGAACTGTCGCCAGAAAGACAAGTTGATGCACTGCGCGATCTATTACCAGCAAGCCGCAACGATCAAAATGAAACAACGCTCGATCCTAATCCTAGCAAGGCATTAACCGAACTTGTTTCTGGGGGAAATACGGTTCCTACAGGCGAGTATGGTTCGCTGAAAACCGAGTCGAAGTTAGCATTTTGGTATCAACTAGCCCAAAAACTTGGTAATGGTGTTGTCGGAATACCAAGTGATTACAGCCCTTCGGCGCAAGTGACTGAGTTGTTAAGTTCACTGCGATCGCTCGATACCGAACAGAAGTTGAACTTTTTAACACAAATCGTTTAG
- a CDS encoding phosphatidylserine/phosphatidylglycerophosphate/cardiolipin synthase family protein: MSQFYTALRWLGVAALVIAGVVVFILYFRGTFRDRIEYKIKNVPAPRDPRFPLALASLSNSVTTSGRLTGFWVESEAINAARLAAIRSAQQAIHFETFFMTPGRRVNDLADALIERAQAGVEVEIVVDQYGAKKLSRRYWRRLRAAGINIHFYNDFNWKAPVDYFARTHRKLLLIDGKVGLIGGAGISDYWDGRDNIQDTGPWYDFEMRWEGEVVAALEGMFMQHWTYVRGTADLDPQIFNPLPNDDAIVLITAGDDPSYRASSVRALFQVSISAAKQRIWIASPYFIPDENLQTELVSAKNNGIDVRILTNGSQCDKKFVYYASCELYGDLLKAGVKIYEYQPSMMHAKALLLDNYWVSSGSANFDPRSFFHNDELDISSADEQLVQNIEQFFLKGFTRSEQIDRTQWRKRPIWQRIVGRVVLFFQSQL; encoded by the coding sequence ATGAGCCAATTTTATACAGCGTTACGTTGGTTAGGCGTAGCAGCGTTAGTAATAGCAGGTGTCGTTGTTTTTATTTTGTACTTTCGAGGAACGTTTCGCGATCGCATCGAGTACAAAATCAAAAACGTTCCTGCGCCGCGCGATCCGCGTTTTCCTTTAGCACTTGCTAGCCTATCAAACTCTGTGACAACCAGCGGACGCTTAACAGGTTTTTGGGTAGAATCTGAAGCGATCAATGCGGCGAGACTTGCGGCTATTCGTAGCGCCCAGCAAGCGATTCATTTTGAAACCTTTTTCATGACTCCAGGGCGACGCGTCAATGACTTAGCTGATGCACTGATTGAACGCGCACAAGCGGGTGTTGAAGTTGAAATTGTTGTCGATCAATACGGTGCAAAAAAACTGTCGCGACGTTATTGGCGACGGTTACGCGCCGCCGGAATTAATATCCATTTCTACAACGATTTTAACTGGAAAGCACCAGTAGACTACTTTGCGCGTACGCACCGCAAACTACTCCTCATTGACGGTAAAGTAGGCTTAATTGGCGGCGCAGGAATTTCCGACTATTGGGATGGACGCGATAATATTCAAGATACAGGCCCTTGGTACGATTTTGAGATGCGCTGGGAAGGTGAAGTCGTTGCAGCCCTCGAAGGAATGTTTATGCAGCACTGGACTTATGTACGCGGTACTGCTGATTTAGATCCTCAAATTTTTAATCCGCTACCAAACGATGATGCAATTGTATTAATCACCGCTGGTGACGATCCTTCGTATCGCGCCTCATCGGTGAGAGCATTATTTCAAGTGAGTATCTCGGCTGCAAAACAACGAATTTGGATTGCTAGCCCCTACTTCATACCCGACGAAAACTTGCAAACAGAACTTGTCAGTGCAAAAAACAATGGAATCGATGTCCGCATTCTGACAAATGGTAGTCAGTGTGACAAAAAATTTGTTTACTACGCCTCGTGCGAACTTTACGGCGATTTACTCAAAGCAGGCGTGAAAATTTACGAGTACCAACCGAGTATGATGCACGCCAAAGCCTTACTTTTAGATAATTACTGGGTGAGTAGCGGAAGTGCAAATTTCGATCCGCGCAGTTTCTTCCACAATGACGAGCTTGATATATCTTCTGCTGATGAGCAACTCGTGCAAAATATCGAGCAATTTTTTCTCAAAGGATTTACGAGAAGCGAACAGATCGATCGCACTCAGTGGCGCAAGCGTCCTATTTGGCAGCGCATTGTGGGTAGAGTTGTATTATTCTTTCAATCGCAATTATAA
- a CDS encoding phosphoglucomutase/phosphomannomutase family protein — MPVAGNAIKFGTDGWRGIIGDEFTFDNLSLVAPIAAKVLSQTYGDTGSNTVIVGYDRRFMAEVFAQKAAKAVTEAGFDVLLSETYAPTPAFSLAAKQHNALGALVITASHNPGSYLGLKVKGAFGGSVPPEVTREIEALLSEPLPTQTTGKISHFNPWQNYCETLRAKVDIEKIRACMMQGKLSVFADAMHGAASGGLSQILGVPIEEINSDRDPLFGGGAPEPLPRYLSRLFRLMRSHQRNAAEALAVGLVFDGDADRIAAVDGQGNFLSSQVLIPILIEHLAVERGLTGEIVKTVSGSDLIPKVAALHQLSVYETPIGYKYIADRMLETHVLLGGEESGGIGYGTHIPERDALLSALYVLEAIATSQTDLSDLYRQLQAKTDFTSAYDRIDLPLASMEVRSRLLAQLQNQPPSEIAGERVQNCLSIDGYKFRLADNSWLMIRFSGTEPVLRLYCEAPTMQQVQRTLAWAKQWAE, encoded by the coding sequence ATGCCAGTTGCTGGGAATGCAATCAAGTTTGGTACAGACGGTTGGCGAGGAATTATTGGTGATGAGTTTACCTTTGACAATCTCTCGCTAGTTGCGCCGATCGCTGCAAAAGTCTTATCGCAAACGTATGGCGATACAGGTAGCAATACGGTTATTGTTGGTTATGACCGTCGCTTTATGGCAGAAGTGTTTGCGCAAAAAGCCGCAAAAGCCGTCACCGAAGCTGGTTTTGATGTCTTGCTATCAGAAACTTACGCTCCTACCCCAGCGTTTAGCTTAGCAGCAAAGCAGCATAATGCATTAGGCGCATTAGTCATTACAGCGAGTCACAATCCTGGTAGCTATCTAGGATTAAAAGTTAAAGGTGCTTTTGGTGGTTCGGTTCCGCCGGAAGTCACGCGAGAAATTGAAGCATTGCTAAGTGAACCATTACCAACCCAGACAACTGGTAAAATATCGCACTTTAACCCTTGGCAAAACTACTGCGAAACATTACGCGCGAAAGTAGACATCGAAAAAATTCGCGCTTGTATGATGCAAGGAAAGCTGAGTGTATTTGCAGATGCGATGCACGGTGCTGCTTCTGGCGGGTTGTCGCAGATCTTGGGAGTACCCATAGAGGAAATCAATAGCGATCGCGATCCTCTCTTTGGTGGTGGTGCGCCGGAACCGTTACCGCGCTACTTATCGCGCCTATTTCGCTTGATGCGATCGCACCAAAGAAACGCGGCAGAAGCTTTAGCGGTAGGATTAGTCTTTGATGGCGATGCCGATCGCATTGCTGCGGTCGATGGACAAGGCAATTTTTTGAGTTCGCAAGTTTTAATTCCAATCCTCATCGAACATTTAGCGGTTGAGCGCGGTTTGACTGGCGAAATCGTGAAAACGGTGAGTGGTTCTGATTTAATTCCCAAAGTTGCTGCGTTACACCAGCTATCCGTTTATGAAACACCGATTGGTTATAAATACATTGCCGATCGGATGTTAGAAACTCATGTGTTACTAGGCGGTGAGGAATCGGGCGGAATCGGTTATGGAACGCATATTCCCGAACGCGATGCTTTATTATCTGCATTATACGTCCTCGAAGCGATCGCAACGTCGCAAACAGATTTAAGCGATTTATATCGTCAATTGCAAGCAAAAACTGATTTTACTTCTGCCTACGATCGCATTGATTTGCCACTCGCTAGCATGGAAGTGCGATCGCGCCTTTTAGCGCAACTCCAAAATCAACCCCCAAGCGAAATCGCGGGCGAACGCGTTCAAAATTGTCTCAGCATCGATGGCTACAAATTCCGGTTAGCCGATAACAGTTGGCTGATGATTCGTTTTAGTGGTACTGAACCGGTTTTACGCTTATATTGCGAAGCTCCCACAATGCAACAAGTCCAGCGGACTTTGGCTTGGGCAAAGCAGTGGGCAGAATGA
- the rdgB gene encoding RdgB/HAM1 family non-canonical purine NTP pyrophosphatase, producing MNALSVSQQPNLLVVATGNPGKLREMQAYLENLGWELILKPKSLEVEETGSTFVENACLKASTVAKATGQWAIADDSGLAVDALNGAPGVYSARYGQTDADRIQRVLNELANAANRQAEFVCAIAIARPNGEIALQTQGICRGEILLTPRGSGGFGYDPVFYVPSHNMTFAEMPPEVKQQVSHRGQAFKALLPQLRQLRV from the coding sequence ATGAATGCGTTATCTGTTAGTCAACAGCCAAATTTGCTCGTAGTTGCTACAGGTAATCCAGGTAAGCTACGCGAGATGCAAGCTTATCTTGAGAATTTGGGGTGGGAACTGATTCTCAAGCCAAAATCATTGGAAGTTGAGGAGACAGGGAGTACTTTTGTTGAGAATGCTTGTCTCAAAGCATCTACGGTAGCAAAAGCAACTGGTCAGTGGGCGATCGCCGATGATTCGGGTTTAGCCGTCGATGCTCTTAATGGCGCTCCTGGCGTATATTCTGCGCGGTATGGTCAAACTGACGCTGACCGCATTCAACGCGTCCTGAACGAACTAGCAAACGCAGCAAATCGCCAAGCAGAGTTTGTTTGTGCGATCGCGATTGCGCGTCCTAATGGTGAAATTGCGCTGCAAACGCAAGGAATTTGTCGCGGTGAAATCCTCTTGACTCCTCGCGGTAGCGGCGGCTTTGGCTACGATCCGGTTTTCTATGTACCAAGCCACAACATGACTTTTGCTGAAATGCCTCCTGAAGTCAAACAGCAAGTCAGCCATCGCGGTCAAGCCTTCAAAGCGCTACTTCCCCAACTAAGACAACTTCGCGTTTAG
- a CDS encoding P-II family nitrogen regulator, producing the protein MKKVEAIIRPFKLDEVKIALVNAGIVGMTVSEVRGFGRQKGQTERYRGSEYTVEFLQKLKVEIVVEDSQVDMVVDKVIAAARTGEIGDGKIFISPVEQVIRIRTGEKNLEAV; encoded by the coding sequence TTGAAAAAAGTTGAAGCAATTATCCGTCCTTTCAAACTCGATGAAGTCAAAATCGCGCTGGTTAACGCTGGTATTGTTGGCATGACAGTTTCTGAAGTTCGCGGCTTTGGACGGCAAAAAGGACAAACAGAACGTTATCGTGGTTCGGAATACACGGTAGAATTCTTGCAAAAACTCAAAGTTGAAATCGTTGTTGAGGATAGTCAAGTCGATATGGTGGTAGACAAAGTGATTGCTGCCGCCCGTACAGGGGAAATTGGAGATGGTAAAATCTTTATTTCACCTGTAGAGCAAGTGATTCGGATTCGTACCGGAGAAAAGAATCTAGAAGCAGTATAA
- a CDS encoding cell division protein ZapB encodes MRSSTTPPPNSTSGRQYSPSVPLSVYKELVAQLQATEAKINLLSAENYALAQQNQQLRQEIETAVQSVIRLQQIVDSTPPYSPNYHATRPASSSRSTQRRKKTVKPMTVPPKQTSTVGRLHTEQEDGRYRRRVSPTASEVNGWGLAIAILVIIVSAFGAGYLIVGPLRSNR; translated from the coding sequence ATGCGATCGAGTACAACCCCTCCCCCTAATTCCACCTCTGGAAGACAATACTCACCCTCGGTACCGCTTTCGGTATACAAGGAACTTGTTGCACAACTGCAAGCGACAGAAGCAAAAATCAACTTGCTGAGTGCAGAAAACTATGCATTAGCCCAACAAAATCAGCAACTTCGACAGGAAATCGAAACAGCTGTCCAGTCGGTTATCCGGCTGCAACAAATCGTTGATAGTACGCCACCTTATAGCCCTAATTATCATGCTACTCGACCTGCTTCGTCTTCGCGGTCAACGCAGCGCCGCAAAAAAACAGTCAAGCCGATGACTGTACCACCAAAGCAAACAAGTACGGTTGGGCGCTTACATACAGAACAAGAAGATGGGAGATATCGCCGTCGCGTGTCTCCAACCGCTTCAGAAGTCAATGGTTGGGGTTTGGCGATCGCAATCTTAGTAATTATCGTCTCGGCGTTTGGTGCAGGTTATCTTATTGTGGGACCACTGCGGTCTAATCGTTGA
- the thiD gene encoding bifunctional hydroxymethylpyrimidine kinase/phosphomethylpyrimidine kinase, with translation MTKQKIPVALTIAGSDSGGGAGIQADLRTFAFHCVHGTSAITCVTAQNTLGVTRVDALPAAAVIAQIQAVVEDIGIQAAKTGMLLNQEIITAVAQQVRELEIQNLVVDPVMVSRTGAQLIDDAAVMSLRDLIPLATVVTPNKYEAQLLSGLEIHNIDDMRAAAGQIYQLGAKAVLVKGGGMTGNLRGVDVWFDGQRWETLTTMQVDTDNTHGTGCTLAAAIAAHLALGNDSLTAVRRAKEYVTTALQYALDIGNGQGPVGHFFPLLAVDGYSRGQN, from the coding sequence GTGACAAAACAGAAGATCCCTGTTGCTTTGACAATTGCTGGTTCCGATAGTGGTGGTGGCGCAGGAATTCAAGCAGATTTACGCACGTTTGCTTTTCATTGTGTTCATGGTACGAGTGCGATTACTTGCGTAACGGCACAAAACACATTAGGAGTGACGCGTGTTGACGCGCTACCAGCAGCGGCTGTGATTGCACAAATACAAGCGGTTGTTGAAGATATTGGAATTCAAGCTGCGAAAACGGGAATGTTGTTAAATCAAGAGATTATCACAGCCGTTGCCCAGCAAGTAAGGGAATTAGAAATTCAGAATTTGGTTGTCGATCCGGTGATGGTATCGCGCACAGGTGCGCAGTTAATTGATGATGCTGCGGTTATGAGTTTGCGAGATTTAATTCCGTTAGCAACTGTTGTCACGCCAAACAAGTACGAAGCACAGTTATTGAGTGGTTTAGAAATTCATAACATCGATGATATGCGGGCGGCGGCGGGGCAAATTTATCAACTCGGTGCTAAAGCGGTTCTGGTTAAAGGCGGCGGAATGACAGGTAATCTGCGCGGTGTGGATGTGTGGTTTGATGGACAACGCTGGGAAACTTTAACGACGATGCAGGTAGATACCGATAATACGCATGGTACTGGTTGCACTTTAGCAGCGGCGATCGCGGCTCATTTGGCGCTGGGAAATGATTCTCTAACTGCTGTCCGCCGTGCGAAAGAGTATGTGACTACTGCGCTGCAATATGCTTTAGATATTGGTAATGGACAAGGACCTGTAGGACACTTTTTCCCGTTGTTAGCCGTGGATGGCTATAGTAGAGGTCAGAATTAA
- the crtW gene encoding beta-carotene ketolase CrtW, whose amino-acid sequence MTVDKKSISSDKMTQSIATLQNKLQQKNTNINAYQCLLMAILVISCWAVSLAYFLSIDISNIPTIKLIPIIILQTFLYTGLFITAHDAMHGVVFPKNVRLNNFIGSLAVGLYALFSYKKLLKTHWQHHQNPASELDPDFHNGEQTNFFSWYFHFMKKYWSWWRLAGLIAMFYLASYVLHLPEKNLTLFWIIPSILSSVQLFYFGTFLPHREPVGGYTNIHKAQSNPLPIFWSFITCYHFGYHREHHEYPNVPWWKLPEVYKKSKSLEVQ is encoded by the coding sequence ATGACAGTTGACAAAAAAAGTATTAGTTCTGATAAGATGACTCAATCTATTGCTACACTGCAAAATAAACTACAGCAAAAGAACACAAACATAAATGCATATCAATGCCTATTAATGGCTATCTTAGTCATTTCCTGTTGGGCAGTAAGCCTTGCTTATTTCCTTTCTATAGATATTTCAAATATACCCACAATTAAGCTTATACCTATTATAATTTTACAAACATTTTTATATACAGGTTTATTCATTACGGCGCATGATGCCATGCACGGAGTCGTCTTCCCAAAAAATGTTAGATTAAACAACTTTATTGGTTCTTTAGCAGTAGGACTCTACGCCCTTTTTTCATACAAAAAACTTTTGAAAACGCACTGGCAACATCACCAAAATCCAGCTAGTGAACTAGATCCAGACTTTCATAATGGTGAGCAAACAAACTTTTTTAGTTGGTATTTTCACTTTATGAAAAAGTACTGGAGTTGGTGGAGGTTAGCAGGGTTAATTGCTATGTTTTATTTGGCAAGTTATGTGTTACATCTACCTGAAAAGAATTTAACTTTATTTTGGATTATTCCTTCGATTTTAAGCTCAGTGCAGCTATTTTATTTTGGGACTTTCTTACCGCATCGAGAGCCGGTAGGTGGATATACAAATATTCATAAAGCACAGAGTAATCCGTTGCCTATTTTTTGGTCATTTATTACTTGTTATCATTTCGGTTATCACCGAGAACATCATGAATATCCCAATGTTCCTTGGTGGAAATTACCAGAGGTCTACAAAAAAAGCAAAAGCTTAGAAGTGCAATAG
- a CDS encoding SDR family oxidoreductase, with protein sequence MATTVLITGASQGIGKATALLFARKGYDLVLAARQLEPLQAVAEEIQSLGRQAIAIPTDVRDPEQVKALASKALDHYGTINVLVNNAGIYISGPVEEFSLEDWHQTLDTNLWGYIHTIHALLPHFLAQGTGTIINISSIGGKVPIPYLVPYTTSKYAVTGLTEALHSELKPKGIHVGGIYPSIIKSNFLERAILRGKDQQDAQGRLDQLKQVLSTPIIEKPEDVAEAVWDAVKHQREEILVGSANVSKAAYGLFPGLMQFVFRRGLKQQKD encoded by the coding sequence ATGGCGACTACAGTTTTAATTACGGGTGCTTCGCAAGGTATTGGTAAGGCAACAGCGCTATTATTTGCTCGCAAAGGTTACGATTTAGTCTTAGCAGCCAGACAACTCGAACCATTACAAGCCGTAGCGGAAGAAATTCAAAGTCTTGGTCGCCAGGCGATCGCAATTCCCACCGATGTCCGCGATCCAGAACAAGTCAAAGCCCTAGCGAGTAAAGCCCTAGACCATTACGGTACAATTAACGTACTTGTTAACAATGCAGGAATTTACATTTCTGGTCCTGTAGAAGAGTTCTCATTAGAAGATTGGCATCAAACACTCGATACGAACTTGTGGGGATATATTCATACGATTCATGCATTGCTACCGCACTTTCTCGCGCAAGGAACTGGCACAATCATTAATATAAGTTCGATTGGTGGTAAAGTTCCCATTCCCTACCTTGTACCTTACACCACAAGTAAGTATGCCGTTACAGGTTTAACGGAAGCGTTGCACTCAGAACTCAAGCCGAAGGGAATTCATGTAGGTGGAATTTATCCAAGCATTATCAAAAGCAACTTTTTAGAACGTGCAATCCTTCGTGGTAAAGATCAACAAGACGCACAAGGACGCCTCGATCAGCTTAAACAAGTTCTAAGTACTCCCATTATTGAAAAACCAGAAGATGTTGCCGAAGCTGTGTGGGACGCGGTGAAACACCAGCGCGAAGAAATATTAGTCGGTTCGGCAAATGTCTCTAAAGCTGCTTACGGACTATTTCCTGGATTAATGCAGTTCGTTTTTCGCAGAGGGTTAAAGCAGCAAAAAGACTAG
- a CDS encoding helix-turn-helix transcriptional regulator, producing MSSINTADSVLTNSTQDEKLKCHPPHPVDVDSVHCLQHRVLNTEKAQRMAEFFSLLGDPNRLRILSLLAAQELCVCDLAAALDMSESAVSHQLRTLRTMRLVSYRKQGRNVFYNLQDSHVLNLYQSVTEHLDEIAD from the coding sequence ATGTCATCAATCAATACTGCCGATTCAGTATTAACGAATTCTACCCAGGATGAAAAGCTTAAGTGTCATCCACCACATCCTGTTGATGTCGATAGCGTACATTGTCTGCAACATCGAGTTCTCAATACTGAAAAAGCGCAGCGCATGGCAGAGTTTTTTAGTTTGCTAGGCGATCCTAACAGGCTGCGAATTTTGTCACTTTTAGCCGCACAAGAACTTTGCGTATGCGACTTAGCAGCGGCTTTAGATATGAGCGAATCAGCGGTTTCGCATCAATTACGTACGCTTAGAACAATGCGCTTAGTTAGCTACCGCAAGCAAGGGCGCAATGTTTTTTACAATCTTCAAGATAGCCATGTGCTGAACCTTTATCAATCCGTCACTGAACATCTCGATGAAATAGCAGACTAG
- a CDS encoding metal ABC transporter permease: MNTVEQLAVIASNDLWNLLQFPFMQRAIAGAMLMGILGGLLGSFVTLRQLSFFSHAVGHAALVGVTLGVLLQLNPTWMLLPFTLVFGLVVLYLIDQTDLASDSILSIVLSGALAIGVILSGLIQGYRGNLMSVLFGDILAINTTDLVLTLLVLIGSSIFLLLTLRQQILLTLNPAVAQVQGIPVQFYRYAFVVLLSFAVAIAIKAVGVLLVNAFLVIPAATAKLASDRFMRFLAMSVLIGAGSSIVGMLVSGILNFASGPSIVLIQFLVFVAVFGWTKLKFKAA; this comes from the coding sequence ATGAACACCGTAGAACAATTAGCGGTTATTGCAAGTAATGATTTATGGAATTTACTACAGTTTCCGTTTATGCAACGCGCGATCGCGGGTGCGATGTTAATGGGAATCCTTGGTGGTTTACTTGGTAGCTTTGTCACTTTGCGACAGCTATCTTTTTTTAGTCATGCAGTAGGTCATGCAGCGTTAGTTGGCGTGACTCTAGGCGTGTTGCTACAGCTAAACCCTACTTGGATGTTACTCCCTTTTACGTTAGTGTTTGGCTTGGTTGTCCTGTATTTAATCGATCAAACCGACTTAGCAAGCGATAGCATTTTGAGTATTGTTTTATCTGGTGCTTTGGCGATTGGTGTCATTCTTAGCGGCTTAATCCAAGGCTACCGAGGTAACTTGATGTCAGTTTTATTTGGAGATATTCTGGCAATTAACACGACTGACTTGGTTTTGACACTGCTAGTACTCATCGGTAGCAGCATTTTTCTTTTACTGACACTACGACAACAAATTTTGTTGACTCTTAACCCTGCTGTTGCCCAAGTTCAAGGTATCCCAGTGCAATTTTATCGCTATGCCTTTGTTGTACTGCTGTCTTTTGCGGTGGCGATCGCGATTAAAGCAGTTGGCGTTTTACTAGTCAATGCTTTTCTTGTCATTCCTGCGGCTACGGCTAAACTTGCAAGCGATCGCTTTATGCGCTTTTTGGCAATGTCTGTGCTAATTGGTGCTGGTAGCAGCATTGTGGGGATGCTTGTGTCGGGTATTTTGAATTTTGCCTCAGGTCCGAGCATCGTTCTCATCCAATTTTTAGTGTTTGTCGCCGTCTTTGGTTGGACAAAGTTAAAATTCAAAGCTGCATAA